A window of Myxococcus fulvus genomic DNA:
CGACGCGCTCGTGTGGACGTTGGTGGGCGGCCCCGGCCAGGCGTTCGTCGCGGTGGGCAACACGCTGTATGGCCAGACGCCGGGCGGCGGCTATCCGGTGCAGTTCCTGGGCTCGAGCTGGGTGGGCATCGGCGGAAACGCGGGGCAGATCTTCGCCTGCGCGGGGGCGCTGTGCGCCACGGACAAGGTGACGGGCAACGTGTCCCGGTACAACGCGGCCACCGGGGTGTGGACCGTCATCGGCGGGCCGGGCTCGCGCTTCGCGGCCACGACGACGCAGGTGTTCGGCCTGGGGCCGTGGCAGGACGACTACACGGCGCTCTACAGCGGCGCGGGCTCCTCGTGGAGCGTGGTGGGCGGAGGCGCCAGCGAGCTGGTGGGAGGCGGGACGAAGATGTACCGGCTCACCAACGACAAGGGGCTCATCCAGCGCTACGACGGGGGCTCGACGTGGACGAGCATCGGCTACTCGGGGCGCAGCTACGTGGCCGTGGGCAATGACGTGTACGGCCTGCGCCCGGACGGCTCGTTCATCATGAAGTTCGCCGGCACGGTGTGGAACTCCATCCACGGCTCGGCGAGCAGGATCTTCAGCTCCAACGGCTACCTGCTCGCGCAGAACCTGGACGACACCATCGAGCGGTACGACCCGGTGACGAACACCTGGACGAACCTGGGCAAGCCCTGAGCGTCCCACCGGACCTGGGCGCGCGCGGGGCGGGCGTCCTCAGGTCCAGGTGCGTTGCTGGTTGCGCTCGTTCTTCTGGCGGAAGGCCTCCTCCAGGTCCACGCCGACGCGGTTGGCGATGGCGACGAGGTAGTTGAAGACATCGACCAGCTCCTCGCCGACCTGGGCGCGCGCCGCCTCGGTCGGCGTGCCTTTTCCCTCGTCGTAGAGCTTCTCGTGGCGGCGGACGGCCTTGAACACCTCGCCGACCTCCTCGCCCATGAGGAAGCAGTTGTGCACCAGGTCCAGCTTCAGCCAGCCATGCATCGCTTCCAGCTCGTGGATGTAGCGCTGGTAGTCCTTCATGGAGGCGCCGGGGGGAAGTTCAATCATCCCCCCGTCTTCAATCACCGGGCGCCGGGCGTCAACCCCTGGGTGGGAGCGGCCTGTGTCGAAATGCGCCGGGAAGATCCGCGGACGCCTTCGTACCTCTGGGGCACAACACCTGGAGGTCTCATGCAACGCGGTACATTCCTGCTGGCGCT
This region includes:
- a CDS encoding MazG nucleotide pyrophosphohydrolase domain-containing protein — translated: MIELPPGASMKDYQRYIHELEAMHGWLKLDLVHNCFLMGEEVGEVFKAVRRHEKLYDEGKGTPTEAARAQVGEELVDVFNYLVAIANRVGVDLEEAFRQKNERNQQRTWT